In Rhodobacteraceae bacterium LMO-JJ12, a single window of DNA contains:
- a CDS encoding LuxR family transcriptional regulator, with protein sequence MSLVEYLDEITNAPSMEALWDLHCRKMAEYGFDRLFYGYTNYRLGKSLGDPDDFIILTNHSKDYTDWFLGQSMYFHAPMVKWALENEGWTSWGMVADMFTAGVLTQNETKVVEFNQKMKVTTGYTVSFKSVSPRSKGAIGLTGSIGLTQADVDSVWEEHGSEIVVMNNIAHLKILSLPYVGPTRNLTNRQLEALHWVGDGKTTADIALLMGLTPATVEKHLRLARDVLNVETTAQAVLKAALHKQMFVVEY encoded by the coding sequence ATGAGCCTTGTCGAATACCTTGACGAAATTACCAATGCGCCGTCCATGGAGGCGCTGTGGGATCTTCATTGTCGCAAGATGGCGGAATATGGTTTCGACCGTTTGTTCTATGGCTACACCAACTACCGCTTGGGGAAGTCCCTAGGTGATCCGGATGACTTCATCATCCTGACCAATCACAGCAAGGACTACACGGATTGGTTTCTCGGACAATCGATGTATTTTCACGCGCCAATGGTGAAATGGGCGCTTGAGAACGAAGGTTGGACAAGTTGGGGCATGGTCGCAGATATGTTCACCGCGGGCGTTTTGACACAGAACGAGACGAAAGTTGTTGAATTCAATCAGAAAATGAAGGTGACGACCGGGTACACTGTTAGCTTCAAATCGGTTTCGCCGCGTTCCAAGGGGGCAATCGGTCTGACCGGTTCAATAGGTCTGACGCAAGCAGATGTGGATTCTGTCTGGGAAGAACACGGATCAGAGATAGTGGTGATGAACAACATCGCGCATTTGAAAATCCTGTCCCTGCCCTATGTTGGTCCGACCCGTAATTTGACGAATCGTCAATTGGAGGCGTTACACTGGGTTGGCGACGGCAAGACGACAGCAGATATCGCTCTGCTAATGGGACTGACCCCAGCCACTGTGGAAAAACATCTCAGACTGGCACGCGATGTCTTGAACGTGGAGACCACGGCCCAGGCAGTGCTCAAGGCCGCATTGCACAAGCAGATGTTCGTCGTGGAATATTAG
- the tsf gene encoding translation elongation factor Ts, which produces MAITAAMVKELRDSTGAGMMDAKKALTETDGDMEAAVDWLRTKGLSKAAKKSGRTAAEGLVGVAVNGGKGVAVELNSETDFVAKNEQFQALVGKIAEVALGVSDIDSLKAADMGGKPVETAVTDAIATIGENMTLRRMDSVEGDAVAAYVHNAANPTMGKIGVLVAYKGDNDAFARQVAMHVAAADPRPEALNEDELDPAVVEKEKQIQMDIARESGKPEAVIEKMIVGRMKKFLAEITLLNQSFVVNPDLTVGEAAKEAGIEITGFIRLAVGEGIEKKQEDFAAEVAKAAQG; this is translated from the coding sequence ATGGCGATCACAGCTGCAATGGTGAAAGAACTGCGCGATAGCACGGGCGCAGGCATGATGGACGCGAAGAAAGCGTTGACCGAAACTGATGGCGATATGGAAGCGGCCGTTGATTGGCTGCGCACCAAAGGCCTGTCCAAGGCTGCCAAGAAATCTGGCCGCACAGCGGCCGAAGGTCTCGTTGGTGTGGCCGTTAATGGTGGCAAAGGTGTCGCAGTAGAATTGAACTCAGAAACCGACTTCGTCGCTAAAAACGAACAATTCCAAGCACTTGTCGGCAAAATCGCCGAGGTTGCTTTGGGAGTCTCGGATATCGATTCCTTGAAAGCGGCTGATATGGGCGGAAAACCCGTCGAAACCGCCGTGACCGATGCGATCGCCACAATTGGCGAAAACATGACACTGCGTCGGATGGATTCGGTCGAAGGCGACGCTGTGGCCGCTTATGTCCACAACGCAGCCAATCCAACCATGGGTAAAATCGGCGTATTGGTTGCCTATAAGGGTGACAACGACGCGTTCGCCCGCCAGGTCGCCATGCATGTCGCAGCCGCCGACCCGCGCCCCGAAGCGTTGAATGAAGACGAACTCGACCCGGCCGTTGTCGAAAAAGAGAAGCAGATCCAGATGGATATCGCACGCGAGTCGGGCAAGCCCGAAGCGGTGATTGAAAAAATGATTGTAGGTCGGATGAAGAAATTCCTGGCTGAGATCACGCTGCTCAACCAGTCGTTTGTGGTCAACCCCGACCTGACCGTCGGAGAGGCTGCCAAGGAAGCAGGCATCGAAATCACCGGCTTTATTCGTCTCGCCGTCGGCGAAGGCATTGAGAAAAAGCAGGAAGATTTTGCCGCCGAAGTTGCAAAGGCCGCCCAGGGCTGA